A part of Dermacentor variabilis isolate Ectoservices chromosome 10, ASM5094787v1, whole genome shotgun sequence genomic DNA contains:
- the LOC142559284 gene encoding putative ATP-dependent RNA helicase DDX5 has protein sequence MDVLNMVAEAVAALGEIVIADLDPPVVALPPNANRQRNKIAPPYNQALGDSQQSATEMRKKGIRSEGVNKTQACRIPPRWDYVRVETVEKNIYREHVTSAQRSEIEVNAYRLDNGIEIGGRAVPKPILNIEEANLPGCLYEWLHATNYGSLTSIEAQCWPVALGGRDLLAVVQAVPLEAKAVAYLVPAVVHVLSQRPLQSGDGPIALFVVATREMAREVYQVACSIQECTKVRSACLSCREPKKPQLEDLEKRPQICIATPGRLLSFLKEGRLHLLRCTYVVFDRADLMMDLGIEFQIQAIREWIRPDHQTQVWLPSRTQSVRPLCEDLLEDYVQVSIDVKPALPDDSVEQIVFVCDEADKGERLVELLQDIDDEARDKVIIFAENKQTVDDIVGLLALREHAAIGIHGKKTDEELDWALSSFRENGTSVLVSTDLFSRKLDVPGGARFIVNYDYPRCSDVYMMRLRRAAWNSGRAAVAYTLFTHKDKRHASDLVSILRDAGQPVPVELKDMLKETGQTAFARAYSKKASLRMRGGHVTGSATGTAEEA, from the exons ATGGACGTGCTAAACATGGTGGCCGAAGCGGTCGCCGCTCTGGGTGAAATCGTCATAGCAGATTTGGATCCACCGGTGGTCGCTTTACCTCCTAATGCTAACAGGCAGCGGAACAAGATAGCGCCACCGTACAATCAAGCTCTCGGCGATAGCCAGCAATCGGCCACGGAAATGCGCAAGAAAGGAATCCGCTCGGAAGGCGTCAACAAGACCCAAGCCTGCCGAATTCCTCCTAGGTGGGACTACGTCCGGGTAGAGACGGTCGAAAAGAACATTTACAGAGAACATGTTACAAGTGCGCAACGCTCTGAGATAGAGGTGAATGCCTATCGGCTTGATAACGGTATCGAAATTGGTGGTCGAGCTGTGCCCAAGCCCATCTTAAACATTGAAGAGGCCAACCTGCCAGGTTGCCTATATGAATGGTTGCATGCGACGAATTACGGCTCCCTTACGAGCATAGAAGCTCAGTGTTGGCCTGTAGCACTCGGCGGCAGGGACCTTCTGGCTGTAGTCCAAGCTGTCCCCTTGGAAGCAAAGGCGGTCGCCTACCTCGTACCCGCCGTGGTACACGTCTTGAGCCAGCGCCCCTTGCAATCCGGCGATGGACCCATCGCACTTTTTGTGGTTGCCACTCGTGAGATGGCCCGGGAAGTCTACCAGGTCGCCTGCAGCATCCAGGAGTGCACGAAGGTTAGATCTGCGTGCCTCTCCTGTCGCGAACCCAAAAAACCGCAGCTCGAAGACCTCGAGAAACGCCCTCAGATCTGCATCGCGACTCCCGGTCGTCTCCTCAGCTTTCTGAAAGAAGGCAGGCTGCACCTCTTACGATGCACGTACGTGGTGTTTGACAGGGCCGATCTTATGATGGATCTGGGGATCGAGTTTCAAATTCAGGCCATTAGGGAGTGGATTCGTCCGGACCACCAGACGCAAGTATGGCTTCCTTCAAGAACCCAGAGCGTGCGTCCGCTGTGCGAGGACCTGCTTGAAGACTACGTCCAGGTCAGCATCGACGTAAAGCCGGCACTTCCGGACGATTCCGTCGAGCAGATCGTATTCGTCTGTGATGAGGCAGATAAAGGCGAGCGACTCGTCGAGCTTCTCCAGGACATCGACGACGAGGCACGCGACAAAGTCATCAtttttgccgaaaacaagcaaacagTGGACGACATCGTGGGCTTGTTGGCGCTACGAGAACACGCCGCGATCGGCATCCACGGAAAAAAGACGGACGAGGAGCTGGACTGGGCGCTTTCCTCGTTTCGAGAGAACGGAACTTCCGTCCTGGTGTCCACCGACTTGTTCTCGCGAAAACTGGACGTTCCCGGCGGCGCACGGTTCATCGTGAACTACGACTACCCCAGGTGTTCGGACGTTTACATGATGCGCCTGCGTCGTGCTGCTTGGAATTCTGGACGGGCTGCCGTGGCGTACACGTTGTTCACGCACAAGGATAAACGGCATGCCAGCGACCTCGTGTCCATTCTTCGCGATGCAGGGCAGCCGGTACCGGTCGAGCTTAAAGACATGCTCAAAGAAACAGGGC AAACTGCGTTCGCACGGGCTTACTCCAAGAAGgcctcactgcgcatgcgtggTGGGCACGTTACCGGCTCGGCCACCGGAACGGCTGAGGAAGCGTGA